The sequence ctgtagcctcctaatccccatatcgatagcaacttgaattcccatcgtacatgcttcatactcagccacattgttagtacattcgaaatacaacttagctgtaaacgggataatattctcatcgggtgatattaacactgcaccaattccacatcccatgatattagaagccccatcgaacaacatagtccactttgccaaatccttctgattcccttcttctatcgacacagtcatgacatcaatatctggaaacttcaaatccatagactgagcatcatcaattgctccatctgccaaataatctgctatcgcactccctttgattgccttctgtgtaacatacaaaatatcatattctgataacaacatctgccatttagctatcctccctgaaagagaaggtttctcaaaaatgtatttgataggatccatcttggaaatcaaccacgttgtatgataaagcatgtattgtctaagccgatgtgcagcccaaaccaaagagcaacaagttttctccaacatcgaataatttgcttcacaactagtaaacttcttgcttaagtaataaatgacatgctctatccttccagatgaatcatgctgtccaagcacacatcccatcgaactatccgagacagtcaaatagagaataagcggcctgcccgctacaggaggcatcaacactggaggacttttcaagtattgcttgatcttttcgaatgcaatctgacaatcttcgttccactcagtagaattactcttacgcaacaatttaaagataggttcacaagtagctgtcaactgtgaaatgaatctggcaatgtaatttaaccttcccaagaaacccctaacttccttttctgtccgagggggtggcatctccaagatcgccttcactttatcaggatctacctcaattcctttcctgcttacaataaaacctaataacttccccgaggtcgccccaaatgtgcacttagctggattcaacttcaattgatgcttccttaatcgatcaaacaacttctggagattcacaatatgatcttcaccttctttggattttgctatcatatcatcgacatatacttcaacttctctatgcatcatgtcatgaaacaaagtgaccatggctcgttgataagtagcaccggcattcttcaaaccaaacgacatgactttatagcaaaaggttccccagagggtaataaaagtcgttttctcacgatcctctggtgccatcttgatctgattgtaacccgaaaatccatccatgaaagagaaatttgaatgtctagctgtattatccactaaaacatcgatatggggaagcggaaaattatccttcggtcttgcacgattgagatctctataatcgacacacatccgcacttttccatccttcttgggaacaggtacaatatttgccacccattcagggtatctagccactgctaaaaaaccagcatcgaactgcttcttcacttcatctcttatcttcaaaagcatatctgctttcaatctccttagcttttgtttcactagGGTACATTCtagaatcaatggcaacttgtgaacaacaatacttgtatcaagaccgggcatatcctgataagaccatgcaaagacatcctggtaattatgcaacaaatctatcaatttcttcttgttttctccttcgaaggcagctcctaccttaacctcctttttctccatttcagttcccaaattaacaacttctgttacctcttgatgtggctgtattattttctcctcttgattgacttgtcttaacatttcaggtaaaatctcaatttcttcctctatttcatagtcagattcaacattgctaatgggtgcatcaaaatctggttcattaagttcgtcatcttcgttatcatcattttcaatcctgttgaagaagtgaataaaatggctttgagaatggagaagaaaaactcaaatgggaatgaagaaacatgaatatggataactatcaaaagactctcatttcatggaaaagggaatatgtacaaagatagaacatgcaatcgccatactataaaatttattgaaagcaaagtaaagcatgctcattacaaaagacccaaacgaaggccgtgagctgggcccacgatggtagtgcactcgggattactcttgcaagttcttgagagatactgggagctccagactggtccagttgcctaatttgaaatttgaaggacgcgagatgacaaagcaaggtctagcagccgaactttgttcctcttccaccacagcaacttggaagtcttcaaactgatcacacatatttgccaaaattgccccaattttatCAACCGatttttcaactggcagttttccaaaaactaccccagtatcagccaaacttatcttgttctgcatccctccatacacaaaactgtcataaagccaaggaatcggtttcttttcaacttccagctcctttccttccagacgagcaaacctctttgcctgtttttctgcctgcgcacggttcctgtcaaccctagttggcttataacccaagccccaacgttctggatgtttcaccatttctactggcttcttaattccttgtcgattcttaccaagtccttctcccgggcgaaacccctttttcaacataaattttgctacattcttcgtaaccttggatacttgtggctttaagggagagAATCCtaccttcacatagctagcactagcaatttcaaaagattggaatgaactctcaacccCCTCtgccggagcatcaataggagcatcaataggagaactattagacaaactagcaaccatccattctgactggccttttactatataaacccttccatcatgaataaacttgagcatctgatgcaatgatgagggaacggctcctgcagtgtgaatccaaggtcgtcccaacaggcaactgtaggtcggtgagatatccattaccacaaatggtacattgaaagttacgcttgcaacctgtaaaggtatttcaatttctcccataatctctctacgtgttccatcgaatgcccttactaccatcggcactggtcttaaataagatctgtcaatcggcaacttttcaaaagtctcctttggtaaaatattgagcgatgacccattatccaccaaaatacttgctaattcctttccacgacacatggctgaaatatgcaaagctttgttgtgccccatcccttcaggcggaatatcatcctcagtaaaggacaacaaatgagaggccaacacatttcccacaatgccattaaaagagtctgtaggaatcttgtctgatacatacgcctgatttaacattctcatcaagacttgtcgatgcggttcagaactcattatcaactccaagatcgaaatctttgcaggggttttcttcaattgatccactatcatgtactcactctgccgaataattttcaagaactcctgcacttccacatcagttacaactttctttttctcctctgggcgtacaaaaagcccttcttctggaatagaacctgatccttcaacttcaggtattgctttcccttttcttatacgttcagcttcaagatccaccaccggattcccttctggctcatttcttgtgtaacatctcccacttcgggtaactccactgacaccagaaatattatctaccatttctccttgctttcctctaacttcaacctcataattccatggcacagccttgtcatttttgtacaaaggatctatctttgatttgagtggcccaactggtggcgcatcttccacataatactgcaagacaaattgcggagcacggttcggcctaggcccttgataatatcctcctataacactaACTTCATTCGATTGGCCTTTcgcctcaaactttattatcttcaaatccatcaactcttgtaccttctcctgaaagccacaacaatcctcaatagcatgtcccctctgtcctctatggaactcacaagtcttcatgtcatcaaaaagtccacgttgaacgggcacatccactgccacttcctcgactaatccttctttcctcaacaccataaacaactggcccaacggcattgcaatctctgatacccatctttttgtagcacaaaattcttcaatggcattcaccccctctttctcatgattaggcaatggattgttgttgacatttggtttattgattgcactaagatccagccatttcgcttcaatcattccctggactatccttttgaactgtaaacatccttcagttgagtgcccgggtgtacctccatgatataaacatgtggcattaggatcataccaatggggatatggaggttggtggacccatcccggaacaggagccactgctccttgcgcttgaagtttcgtgaagcattcagcataggttatgggcaaaggatcgaaatgctcaacgggccttctgggtctttggctttggaaatttggacgagggttttggtaagtgtttgggttttgaaaattttggtaagtgtttgggttttggaagttttggtaagtgttcgggttttgaaaattttggtaagtgtttgggttttgcgagtattgattgggtaatggtgcattgaatcggggtggataaggattttgggtgtggttatgattatagtaggctcctgggcttgacatccttggggcattgcttctagggcgataatctgaagtaggcacaccataaacagctggatttgaatcaaaattcacagaatgcacttcagccttcttgcctttacttgctttagctgggtctgatttatcaagggtgggataatacagagtacctctcttcatacatcgttcaactcgctcccctgcttgtatcatatcagctaagttactATGACCGCCTCCCGCcagattggaagtataaggctcatggagagcatcaatgaaagcgttcaacaaatccttttctgaaaggggtggaattatctgggctgctaaatccctccatcgatgggcaaattccctaaagctttccccacttttcattgctgtgttctgcagatcgtaaatggtagggatcttttcttcgttatgcttatactgcttcataaacatttcagccaaatcctcccacgaagctactgacgaaggattaagggtattgaaccatctttgagctgccccagtcagactatcttggaaataatgcatcaacactttctcatcgcttgcatatggctgcatgcgccgacaatacatcgttaaatgatccaaagggactccagtgccatcaaacaaactgaattttggtagtacaaagtcatgtggaacattcaaattcttcaccaagcacaaattggctgggttcagcatccctacagcattgaaaccctccatggctcttaatcttttctccaacttcttgatagcatctattgagctactttctttattctgaactccctcagttactaccccgccaataaaagttcccgcggtatcagcaccgactgggaagggattctcatgcccatgaggatcaacttgatgaatgtaagttgtgttctgagtcgttgcctgttgagaaacatattgatgctggtgcaaaccaggcaaagattggttacggacaggagtgaacccgggtgggtaaactggtacttcttggtgcaaatgattctcaggaacctctggtgtttcagaattttcagctactccctttcctttcattagcaacgccatattcttcatcaataagaccatctgctctttcaattcagctatatcctgattctgactatgctcacccgtttcctgctccatattctcaataattcttgattgtaggcgagtctgataggggtgtcgatggtgcttcttgggcgctatgattatttatgatttttctgtgcattatgaaaacaacgacattagtcctcatttattttattttaagaacatgcatgcatgtggttattatttgtgcaaatcctaagtactccttacaattaacaagatgatttaaaaaattgatctattatatg is a genomic window of Tripterygium wilfordii isolate XIE 37 chromosome 16, ASM1340144v1, whole genome shotgun sequence containing:
- the LOC119980745 gene encoding uncharacterized protein LOC119980745 gives rise to the protein LRAMEGFNAVGMLNPANLCLVKNLNVPHDFVLPKFSLFDGTGVPLDHLTMYCRRMQPYASDEKVLMHYFQDSLTGAAQRWFNTLNPSSVASWEDLAEMFMKQYKHNEEKIPTIYDLQNTAMKSGESFREFAHRWRDLAAQIIPPLSEKDLLNAFIDALHEPYTSNLAGGGHSNLADMIQAGERVERCMKRGTLYYPTLDKSDPAKASKGKKAEQEFLKIIRQSEYMIVDQLKKTPAKISILELIMSSEPHRQVLMRMLNQAYVSDKIPTDSFNGIVGNVLASHLLSFTEDDIPPEGMGHNKALHISAMCRGKELASILVDNGSSLNILPKETFEKLPIDRSYLRPVPMVVRAFDGTRREIMGEIEIPLQVASVTFNVPFVVMDISPTYSCLLGRPWIHTAGAVPSSLHQMLKFIHDGRVYIVKGQSEWMVASLEIEILPEMLRQVNQEEKIIQPHQEVTEVVNLGTEMEKKEVKVGAAFEGENKKKLIDLLHNYQDVFAWSYQDMPGLDTSIVVHKLPLILECTLVKQKLRRLKADMLLKIRDEVKKQFDAGFLAVARYPEWVANIVPVPKKDGKVRMCVDYRDLNRARPKDNFPLPHIDVLVDNTARHSNFSFMDGFSGYNQIKMAPEDREKTTFITLWGTFCYKVMSFGLKNAGATYQRAMVTLFHDMMHREVEVYVDDMIAKSKEGEDHIVNLQKLFDRLRKHQLKLNPAKCTFGATSGKLLGFIVSRKGIEVDPDKVKAILEMPPPRTEKEVRGFLGRLNYIARFISQLTATCEPIFKLLRKSNSTEWNEDCQIAFEKIKQYLKSPPVLMPPVAGRPLILYLTVSDSSMGCVLGQHDSSGRIEHVIYYLSKKFTSCEANYSMLEKTCCSLVWAAHRLRQYMLYHTTWLISKMDPIKYIFEKPSLSGRIAKWQMLLSEYDILYVTQKAIKGSAIADYLADGAIDDAQSMDLKFPDIDVMTVSIEEGNQKDLAKWTMLFDGASNIMGCGIGAVLISPDENIIPFTAKLYFECTNNVAEYEACTMGIQVAIDMGIRRLQVYGDSQLVIRQLNDEWETKDDKLIPYYQHIKKLFKFFDWIEFDHIPREENQIADALATLTAIWILPAFDMIFLLVADCVWLLFGLYGCWLLAAFVWLLVAGGLRLIVDSCWLHLIC